Proteins encoded together in one Venturia canescens isolate UGA chromosome 10, ASM1945775v1, whole genome shotgun sequence window:
- the LOC122417208 gene encoding zinc finger protein 845-like, with product MKMAVTASYFVPPINMDRVCRICLLEGTNLSPIFCTEQEVDEYSGLPQKIQVCGSIEIHENDGFPSLICDVCIYKASIAHEFRQQCQQSDARLRLLYDPNKSNGSNITESCTQTEPQTRIILTRKMPNPSTTYYVKQELQASNSQDYASAIEAYTDSQVQTVSRTEHPIDCQDDKLFLCNIGFDGAKEMVEKETSIMNVEPPHQVECPIVQTEMTTTLMTVNANGHLETQQLIVKDDSQKCEETPIEEEYLNEQILNENVIDDNIEADSENFEERQQEELLQQQQQGQQEEETMEKRSSSRRVKSASYSEDEMGQDNYFTTIENDTEESDTKPKYKCNICLKRYATQKGLKNHVQVHEKNHKCPVCCKLFYKLKNMENHQKLHETKPHACQTCHASFSKLPSLTRHLKSHEDKCEEESSLACEANDVAKEEMEMLKTDTQSDIETDDETTIAAGTEIDEFENAPGIYKCEVCNQFCSSLKNLKRHSLVHGEKKYSCTVCKKWFFRPDTLKKHAEKHGHGLLDNLVDDNKLFDSDDDNFSNSSIGGHGGRNDTAKSSRDESEDDGVGEYKCQHCDKVMATKKGLRRHVSMHKPKAEPATCEVCKKVCASQARLSLHLKTHNKPKEKVQREYLCHICSKVYPSNSSLTYHMRTHTGVKPHVCKICNSGFTTTTSLANHIRIHTGDKPFVCHVCSAAFAVSSAFRRHLTRHTGEANYLCKTCGKAFKRLSTLKEHTYTHSGEKPYVCKTCGAAYSHSGSLFAHQKRCRVQYSEMIEDHNVAHHIHVNNVQTAVRSLAVIGQMY from the exons ATGAAAATGGCTGTAACGGCAAGCTATTTTGTTCCACCTATAAACATGGATAGAGTCTGTCGAATATGCTTACTCGAAGGGACAAATTTATCACCGATTTTTTGCACCGAACAAGAGGTCGATGAATATTCTGGCTTACCACAAAAGATTCAAGTATGCGGCTCTATTGAAATACATGAGAACGATGGATTTCCGTCATTGATATGTGACGTCTGTATATACAAAGCCAGCATtgctcatgaatttcgacAGCAGTGTCAGCAATCTGACGCCAGGTTAAGGCTTCTTTACGACCCAAACAAATCCAACGGATCAAATATAACT GAATCTTGTACGCAAACCGAGCCCCAGACGCGTATAATATTGACGAGGAAGATGCCAAATCCATCGACGACGTATTATGTGAAGCAAGAGTTGCAGGCATCAAATTCGCAGGATTATGCAAGCGCGATCGAGGCATACACGGACTCTCAAGTACAAACAGTGAGTCGAACTGAACATCCGATAGACTGTCAAGACGACAAACTTTTTCTTTGCAACATCGGTTTCGATGGGGCTAAAGAAATggtggaaaaagaaacgagCATCATGAACGTGGAGCCCCCACATCAAGTGGAATGTCCGATTGTTCAGACGGAAATGACGACGACACTTATGACCGTAAACGCGAATGGTCACTTAGAGACACAACAATTAATTGTTAAGGATGACAGTCAGAAGTGCGAGGAAACGCCGATCGAGGAGGAATATCTGAATGAACAAATATTGAACGAAAATGTAATAGACGATAATATCGAGGCTGACAGTGAGAATTTCGAGGAACGACAACAAGAAGAGCTCctgcaacagcagcagcaaggGCAGCAAGAAGaagaaacgatggaaaaacgtTCATCATCGCGAAGAGTAAAATCAGCATCATACAGCGAAGATGAAATGGGTCAAGACAATTATTTCACAACGATAGAAAACGACACGGAAGAATCTGACACGAAGCCCAAATACAAGTGCAACATTTGCCTGAAACGCTACGCGACCCAAAAGGGCCTCAAAAATCACGTGCAAGTAcacgagaaaaatcacaaatgtCCTGTGTGTTGCAAACTATtttataagctgaaaaacaTGGAAAATCATCAAAAGCTACACGAGACTAAACCTCACGCTTGTCAAACATGTCACGCgagtttctcaaaattaccGAGTTTAACACGACACTTGAAATCGCACGAAGATAAATGCGAGGAGGAAAGTTCCTTGGCGTGTGAAGCGAACGACGTTGCGAAGGAAGAAATGGAAATGTTGAAAACCGACACACAAAGCGACATCGAAACTGACGACGAAACGACGATCGCAGCTGGCACAGAAatcgacgaatttgagaatgcTCCAGGAATATACAAGTGCGAAGTGTGCAATCAATTTTGTTCGTCGTTGAAGAATCTGAAGAGACACAGTCTTGTACacggtgagaaaaaatattcttgcacggtatgtaaaaaatggtttttcagaCCGGACACATTGAAGAAACACGCGGAAAAACACGGACACGGTTTGCTCGATAATCTCGTCGACGACAACAAATTGTTCGACTCGGACGACGATAATTTCTCGAATTCATCGATCGGCGGCCACGGGGGCAGAAACGATACTGCAAAATCCTCCCGAGACGAGAGCGAGGACGACGGTGTTGGTGAATACAAATGTCAACATTGCGACAAAGTAATGGCAACGAAAAAAGGCTTGAGGAGACACGTGTCAATGCACAAGCCTAAAGCCGAGCCAGCGACTTGTGAAGTTTGTAAAAAAGTATGTGCCAGTCAAGCTCGTCTTAGTTTGCACCTCAAAACCCACAACAAACCAAAGGAAAAGGTTCAACGTGAATATCTCTGTCACATATGTAGCAAAGTTTATCCGAGCAATTCTTCGTTGACTTATCACATGAGAACTCATACGGGCGTTAAACCGCACGTATGCAAAATTTGTAACAGTGGCTTTACGACCACGACCAGTTTGGCTAATCACATAAGAATTCACACAGGCGACAAACCGTTCGTTTGTCACGTTTGCAGCGCTGCTTTCGCCGTTAGCTCGGCCTTCAGACGACACTTGACGAGACACACCGGTGAAGCTAATTATTTGTGTAAAACGTGCGGCAAAGCGTTCAAACGATTGAGCACACTCAAAGAGCACACTTATACGCATTCCGGAGAAAAGCCCTACGTTTGCAAAACATGCGGTGCTGCTTACAGCCACAGCGGTAGTCTCTTTGCTCATCAAAAACGTTGTAGAGTACAATACAGTGAAATGATCGAGGATCACAATGTTGCCCACCATATTCACGTCAATAATGTACAAACCGCCGTGCGTTCACTCGCTGTCATCGGGCAAATGTACTAA
- the LOC122417218 gene encoding uncharacterized protein isoform X1, producing MKKKKTKKLMEQQQFESTRANVACTKTFEKGELVDGAESRYFVVCFYFSITRIMWIEIAIVILVFAVILTAIIVPCKRLLKLDEDYLLLERSFYSLRTVDFYGDDVPFDEFRRHNLLVVFATSTNMLIDNKNVCNDKLPKKGKDPGDKWAEKLLLFFPCSSQFHDDSPGLLDRTKLAFALRSCDFRIRVFNPVEVRGEDTDEVWKWLDGNRYDEIKDALDRVEFTLDMAGRITGRRNVRVLP from the exons atgaaaaaaaaaaaaacgaaaaaactaaTGGAACAACAGCAATTCGAGTCCACACGTGCAAACGTTGCTTGCAcgaaaacattcgaaaaaGGAGAGCTCGTCGACGGAGCCGAAAGTCGATATTTCGTAgtctgtttttatttttccatcaccCGAATAATGTGGA TTGAAATAGCGATTGTAATCCTAGTGTTCGCGGTCATACTGACAGCAATAATAGTACCATGCAAGCGGCTATTAAAACTG GATGAAGACTACCTGCTACTCGAGCGAAGTTTCTATAGCTTGAGGACGGTCGACTTTTACGGCGATGACGTACCGTTTGACGAGTTCAGGCGACATAACCTCTTAGTGGTGTTTGCAACGAGTACGAACATGTTGATAgacaataaaaatgtctgCAATGACAAATTACCGAAAAAAGGTAAGGACCCAGGTGATAAATGGGCAGAGAagctacttttatttttcccgtGCTCGTCCCAATTCCACGACGACAGCCCCGGACTGCTGGATCGCACGAAACTGGCTTTCGCTCTACGCTCCTGCGACTTCCGAATTCGAGTGTTTAACCCCGTTGAGGTTAGAGGCGAGGACACTGACGAAGTATGGAAATGGCTAGACGGAAACCGTTACGATGAGATTAAAGATGCGTTAGACCGTGTTGAATTTACACTCGACATGGCCGGAAGAATCACGGGACGTCGTAATGTTCGCGTTCTCCCGTAA
- the LOC122417222 gene encoding uncharacterized protein: MMDGIAVEESCQCCLTNNNENQISHDNNKHDEGHWHTITKDSFGVPECEKKSLGRRRDLIKSMICEQVLRKIKDDEAIVYDGTNPSEYNDKFCDPKFIPYLDKLVVDGDILAKYPLYSSNNQTIYKDQIDRGSLKARAEISDLNEPFRKKCTFTTPPDQAIREPTGGF, from the exons ATGATGGATGGAATTGCGGTTGAAGAATCATGTCAATGTTGTCTGACtaataataacgaaaatcaAATTAGTCACGATAACAATAAACACGACGAAGGTCACTGGCACACAATAACAAAAGATTCATTCGGTGTAcctgaatgcgaaaaaaaatctctcg GTCGACGCAGGGATTTAATTAAAAGCATGATATGCGAACAagtgttacgaaaaataaaagatgacGAAGCCATTGTCTACGATGGTACTAATCCTTCGGAatataatgacaaattttgcgATCCAAAATTCATCCCCTATTTGGATAAGCTTGTCGTCGATGGAGAC ATATTAGCAAAGTATCCATTGTACTCTTCGAACAATCAAACGATCTACAAAGATCAAATTGATAGAGGAAGTTTAAAAGCGCGTGCAGAAATTTCGGATCTCAATGAACCTTTTCGAAAAAAGTGTACTTTCACTACACCACCGGATCAGGCGATTCGAGAGCCTACTGGTGGTTTCTGA
- the LOC122417217 gene encoding uncharacterized protein, which produces MSDDSDGCIEIPKKKRTKRAIVSDDEESNNSNEPNVFEKLRNCTNDPLALPRKEISSDSSDDLGEIVKQKEKAEQLSLQQVEVFRSLVINLAHEVLPQHRIERSAGTRAPSTREKEEFIKIEPGLKRGLFNSKEDQQIVDNWKLFCEMHKLDPLNPKPFLFHRHHYWFYLPKFEERKKFVQFLARGLPKRFLYSVYHRFRNLYDTHKIDKYNHKEDRVLLRHIECNPHMDESRKFADVAKVLNRTRASVWRRYRLLLKKRRMANDSD; this is translated from the exons atgtcCGATGACAGTGACGGTTGTATAGAAATTCCAAAAAAGAAGAGGACGAAAAGAGCAATA GTTAGCGACGATGAAGAGTCAAACAATTCGAATGAACcaaatgtattcgaaaaattaaGGAACTGTACCAACGATCCATTAGCGTTACCGAGGAAAGAG ATCTCCAGTGATAGCAGTGATGATTTGGGAGAAATCGTTAAGCAAAAGGAAAAAGCAGAGCAATTATCGCTACAACAAGTTGAG GTTTTCAGAAGCTTGGTTATTAATCTCGCCCACGAAGTACTGCCTCAACATCGAATAGAGAGGTCAGCAGGAACTCGTGCGCCTTCTACACgtgaaaaagaagaatttataaaaattgagCCAGGTTTGAAGAGAGGGCTATTCAATTCTAAGGAGGATCAACAGATTGTAGATAATTGGAAATTATTCTGTGAG ATGCACAAATTGGATCCATTGAATCCcaaaccatttcttttccATAGACATCACTATTGGTTTTATTTACCAAAAtttgaagagagaaaaaaatttgtacaattCCTAGCACGTGGCTTGCCAAAAAGATTTCTGTACAGCGTTTATCATCGGTTTCGAAATCTGTACGATACTCACAAAATTGATAA gTACAACCACAAAGAAGATCGAGTTTTACTGAGGCATATAGAGTGTAACCCACATATGGATGAGTCACGTAAATTTGCCGACGTAGCTAAAGTATTGAATCGAACACGTGCATCAGTCTGGCGTCGTTATAGGTTattgttaaaaaaacgaagaatggCGAACGATTCGGACTAA
- the LOC122417221 gene encoding glutathione peroxidase-like has protein sequence MLGKVMILLTLVSLSVSTEALVLFPKDSNATIETHIFNQDVDWPNATSLCQFHAIDINGKNVSFEKYKGNVVIVINVASKGAFVNEHYEELQRLYEKYRERGLRILAFPSNDFFDSDPWNVTEILYDINWYGMEFDFFQKIHVTGENAHPLWKWLVKKTECTAQRSNKCGPIYYNFTKFVLDKFSCVEARFQPQDNPRSVESPVISCLKFKYHDYQY, from the exons ATGTTGG gTAAAGTTATGATTTTATTGACCTTGGTATCGCTCAGCGTATCGACCGAAGCTTTAGTTCTTTTTCCAAAGGACAGCAATGCAACAATTGAAACTCATATATTCAATCAAGACGTTGATTGGCCCAATGCAACTTCGCTTTGTCAATTTCACGCAATCGACATCAACGGCAAAAACGTGTCATTCGAAAAGTACAAAGGAAACGTAGTGATCGTCATAAACGTGGCAAGTAAAGGGGCATTTGTAAATGAACACTATGAAGAGTTGCAAAGATTGTACGAAAAGTACAGAGAGAGAGGCCTGAGAATTTTGGCTTTTCCGAGCAACGATTTCTTCGATTCGGACCCCTGGAATGTCACGGAGATTTTATACGACATTAATTGGTACGGGATGGagtttgattttttccaaaaaattcatgtcaCTGGCGAGAATGCCCATCCTTTGTGGAAATGGCTggtcaaaaaaactgaatgcaCTGCGCAAAGGAGCAATAAATGTGGTCCTATTTACTACAATTTCACTAAATTTGTCCTTGACAAGTTCAGCTGCGTCGAAGCGCGCTTCCAACCACAGGACAACCCCCGCTCTGTTGAGAGCCCAGTAATTTCTTGTCTTAAGTTTAAATACCACGATTACCAATATTAA
- the LOC122417219 gene encoding uncharacterized protein isoform X2, whose amino-acid sequence MNVATIITEILTFPKKIWERSPPWGKILIVAVGLLLIMTLSLLPIISAEKRWRSDGLTGEEIFAESWKSTVSFLDFWVKDSNGVEVKLKDVYYDDVPTLVVFAASPNLIQKNTDKTQTNEVQCPIPPFRGTQEEIVSGD is encoded by the exons ATGAATGTTGCCACGATAATCACCGAGATATTGacgtttccaaaaaaaatatgggaacGGTCTCCACCATGGG GTAAAATATTAATAGTAGCCGTGGGGTTGTTGCTGATAATGACGCTGTCATTATTACCGATCATTTCGGCGGAAAAAAGATGGCGCAGCGATGGGTTAACGGGTGAGGAAATATTTGCCGAAAGTTGGAAGTCGACAGTGTCCTTCCTAGATTTTTGGGTGAAGGACAGCAATGGCGTAGAAGTAAAGTTGAAAGACGTATATTACGATGACGTCCCGACTCTGGTGGTTTTTGCAGCGAGTCCGAATTTAATACAGAAAAATACAGATAAG ACGCAGACAAACGAAGTGCAGTGCCCAATCCCTCCATTCCGCGGCACACAAGAAGAAATCGTGTCAGGAGATTAA
- the LOC122417223 gene encoding splicing regulator RBM11 isoform X2, translating to MDMSRDMRTLWCGNLSNRVTEDILYELFLQAGPLEEVKIPRDRDSRPRAYGFVTYKHDESVDYALELYKGYPIPYASQDQMGYRGPVNMHPSNHRRNSSRNHPYHRR from the exons ATGGACATGAGCAGAGATATGCGAACTTTGTGGTGCGGCAATTTGAGTAACAGAGTAACAGAGGATATTTTGTACGAGTTATTTTTACAG gCTGGACCATTGGAAGAAGTGAAAATTCCACGAGATCGTGATTCTCGGCCAAGAGCATACGGTTTTGTCACTTACAAGCATGACGAATCGGTTGATTACGCTCTTGAGCTGTACAAAG GATATCCCATACCCTACGCTTCTCAAGACCAAATGGGTTATCGCGGACCTGTTAATATGCATCCCTCCAATCATCGACGAAATTCTTCAAGGAATCATCCCTACCATCGCCGATGA
- the LOC122417218 gene encoding uncharacterized protein isoform X2 gives MSREVRSRRSFHNRFRNINWTYNSVEIAIVILVFAVILTAIIVPCKRLLKLDEDYLLLERSFYSLRTVDFYGDDVPFDEFRRHNLLVVFATSTNMLIDNKNVCNDKLPKKGKDPGDKWAEKLLLFFPCSSQFHDDSPGLLDRTKLAFALRSCDFRIRVFNPVEVRGEDTDEVWKWLDGNRYDEIKDALDRVEFTLDMAGRITGRRNVRVLP, from the exons ATGTCTCGAGAAGTACGTAGTCGAAGATCATTTCATAATCGGTTCAGAAATATAAATTGGACGTATAATTCAG TTGAAATAGCGATTGTAATCCTAGTGTTCGCGGTCATACTGACAGCAATAATAGTACCATGCAAGCGGCTATTAAAACTG GATGAAGACTACCTGCTACTCGAGCGAAGTTTCTATAGCTTGAGGACGGTCGACTTTTACGGCGATGACGTACCGTTTGACGAGTTCAGGCGACATAACCTCTTAGTGGTGTTTGCAACGAGTACGAACATGTTGATAgacaataaaaatgtctgCAATGACAAATTACCGAAAAAAGGTAAGGACCCAGGTGATAAATGGGCAGAGAagctacttttatttttcccgtGCTCGTCCCAATTCCACGACGACAGCCCCGGACTGCTGGATCGCACGAAACTGGCTTTCGCTCTACGCTCCTGCGACTTCCGAATTCGAGTGTTTAACCCCGTTGAGGTTAGAGGCGAGGACACTGACGAAGTATGGAAATGGCTAGACGGAAACCGTTACGATGAGATTAAAGATGCGTTAGACCGTGTTGAATTTACACTCGACATGGCCGGAAGAATCACGGGACGTCGTAATGTTCGCGTTCTCCCGTAA
- the ND-B16.6 gene encoding NADH dehydrogenase [ubiquinone] 1 alpha subcomplex subunit 13 produces the protein MATAAKTGPQDLPPPGGYQTIPTERTRLKSVIGWKTGIAAFVVTNVFGWIVYSIKYRDYKRRQIEMRSARLALIPILWAERDRAFLKQTIKNRDEEADLMKDYPGWEVGTYFGEPIYKTVPEDTFIVPQLNEYAVHAPKYGITYQRAIHRHMT, from the exons ATGGCTACGGCCGCTAAAACCGGACCGCAAGATTTACCACCTCCGGGTGGTTACCAAACGATTCCGACTGAACGAACACGTCTTAAGTCTGTGATAGGAT GGAAAACTGGAATCGCAGCGTTTGTCGTAACAAATGTTTTTGGATGGATCGTCTACAGTATAAAGTATCGAGATTATAAGAGACGTCAAATTGAGATGAGAAGCGCACGTTTAGCTCTAATTCCAATACTTTGGGCAGAGCGAGATAGAGC GTTTTTGAAACAAACGATAAAGAACCGTGACGAGGAAGCAGATTTGATGAAAGATTATCCCGGATGGGAAGTTGGTACATATTTCGGTGAACCGATATACAAAACTGTTCCAGAAGACACTTTCATTGTGCCCCAGCTGAATGAATATGCAGTTCATGCCCCTAAATATGGCATTACGTATCAGAGAGCCATACATCGTCACATGACATAA
- the LOC122417219 gene encoding probable glutathione peroxidase 3, mitochondrial isoform X1, whose product MNVATIITEILTFPKKIWERSPPWGKILIVAVGLLLIMTLSLLPIISAEKRWRSDGLTGEEIFAESWKSTVSFLDFWVKDSNGVEVKLKDVYYDDVPTLVVFAASPNLIQKNTDKVCNPRVPKDKADLLVEKKYSPYNILLFPCNDFTTGEPGLTLKKAKEAMNDCNPKLLLFENVEVHGKNQHYIWKWLTNKNKSTAYNLDRVEFYLDKTGEHVTSRVNVSTESAIDEYLIKSTTVSVLM is encoded by the exons ATGAATGTTGCCACGATAATCACCGAGATATTGacgtttccaaaaaaaatatgggaacGGTCTCCACCATGGG GTAAAATATTAATAGTAGCCGTGGGGTTGTTGCTGATAATGACGCTGTCATTATTACCGATCATTTCGGCGGAAAAAAGATGGCGCAGCGATGGGTTAACGGGTGAGGAAATATTTGCCGAAAGTTGGAAGTCGACAGTGTCCTTCCTAGATTTTTGGGTGAAGGACAGCAATGGCGTAGAAGTAAAGTTGAAAGACGTATATTACGATGACGTCCCGACTCTGGTGGTTTTTGCAGCGAGTCCGAATTTAATACAGAAAAATACAGATAAGGTATGCAATCCGAGAGTACCGAAAGACAAAGCGGACCTtttggtcgaaaaaaaatattcaccgTACAATATTCTATTGTTTCCGTGCAACGATTTCACAACCGGGGAGCCTGGTCTGACATTGAAAAAGGCTAAAGAGGCTATGAATGATTGCAATCCAAAACTGCTTCTGTTCGAAAATGTTGAGGTCCATGGAAAGAACCAACATTATATATGGAAATGGctgacgaataaaaataaatctaccgCGTACAATTTAGAtcgcgttgaattttatttggataaaacAGGCGAGCATGTCACGAGTCGTGTTAACGTGTCCACAGAATCGGCGATAGATGAATATCTCATAAAGTCGACCACAGTATCCGTCCTCATGTAG
- the LOC122417212 gene encoding glucose dehydrogenase [FAD, quinone]-like isoform X2: MYQSSWPQGKVFGGSSRLNYMAYVPGHPKDYAWFPDYADYILKAEDGIVEEPQWDTNLSEIIWEAVNEIIPHRQSDFGRVRLTIKDGERSSVDRALKKKLQNGLNVLTHSFVNKIIFDEDTARGIQFIKWGAEFRVYAKKGVIVSAGAIGSPKLLMLSGVGPKDHLESLAIKVIKDLPVGQNLVDHILTGIDLVMLNISLPLNVQSVLNPIAALNYFIFRQGPWTSAGIEAVGTFYSPNQNHETDAPDLQLMVIPLGVSQDNGIVLRKAMGISDRIFEQYFGPLIVQTSITIAPVLLHPKSSGEIRLASSNPFDYPLIDPKYLTHKDDVTTLLSGLKLVKQLIKSEKMKKIGASLYEAVFPGCENFIFDSDEYWECYIRHLTLTSYHPAGTCRIGSVVDNFFRVYNTTNLYVVDASVLPELPSGNINAAVMMLAKRAAKFLKHRHKSNTIEVANCTKFVSYLRALYGSRTEMISKHLLYVGVQPLMNE, encoded by the exons CAAAGTTCGTGGCCACAAGGAAAGGTTTTTGGAGGATCAAGTAGATTGAATTACATGGCTTATGTTCCCGGTCATCCTAAAGATTACGCATGGTTTCCAGATTATGCTG ACTATATACTGAAAGCTGAGGATGGAATAGTCGAAGAGCCTCAATGGGATACAAATTTATCTGAAATTATATGGGAAGCTGTAAACGAAATTATCCCACATAGACAGAGTG ATTTCGGTAGAGTCCGACTAACAATCAAAGATGGTGAAAGATCGAGCGTTGACAGagctctgaaaaaaaaattacaaaatggTTTAAATGTGTTGACTCACagttttgtaaataaaattatttttgacgAGGATACTGCGAGAGGGATTCAGTTCATAAAATGGGGCGCAGAATTTAGAGTTTATGCAAAAAAAGGAGTGATTGTAAGTGCTGGAGCGATTGGTAGTCCAAAGTTACTGATGCTGTCAGGAGTCGGGCCTAAAGATCATCTTGAAAGCTTGGCG ATCAAAGTGATAAAGGATTTACCAGTCGGACAAAATCTTGTGGATCATATCCTCACTGGAATTGATTTAGTAAtgttaaatatttcattaccATTGAATGTGCAGAGTGTTTTGAACCCAATCGCAGCCCTAAAttactttatttttcgtcaag GACCATGGACTTCTGCTGGTATCGAAGCAGTCGGAACATTTTATTCTCCAAACCAAAATCATGAAACTGACGCTCCGGATTTACAATTGATGGTTATTCCGTTAGGAGTCTCTCAGGACAATGGTATCGTATTGAGGAAAGCCATGGGGATATCCGACAGg atttttgaaCAATATTTCGGTCCATTAATCGTCCAAACTTCGATAACGATAGCACCAGTTTTACTCCACCCAAAAAGTTCTGGTGAAATTCGACTTGCCAGCTCGAATCCATTCGACTATCCCCTAATAGATCCAAAATATTTAACGCACAAAGATGACGTCACTACTTTATTGAGTG GATTAAAACTCGTCAAACAACTGATAAAGagtgaaaagatgaaaaaaattggtgcTTCCCTCTATGAAGCAGTTTTTCCAGgatgtgaaaatttcattttcgataGCGACGAATATTGGGAATGTTATATACGTCATTTGACTCTCACTTCGTATCATCCTGCTGGAACATGCAGAATTGGCAGCGTggttgataattttttcag AGTGTACAACACGACAAATCTATACGTGGTCGATGCTTCAGTCCTTCCTGAATTACCAAGTGGAAATATCAATGCTGCGGTCATGATGTTGGCGAAACGAGCAGCTAAATTTTTAAAGCACCGGCACAAATCAAATACCATTGAAGTAGcaaattgtacaaaatttgTAAGCTATTTGAGGGCTCTGTATGGATCCAGAACtgaaatgatttcgaaacaTTTACTGTATGTCGGTGTTCAACCCTTGATGAACGAATAA
- the LOC122417223 gene encoding splicing regulator RBM11 isoform X1, whose translation MDMSRDMRTLWCGNLSNRVTEDILYELFLQAGPLEEVKIPRDRDSRPRAYGFVTYKHDESVDYALELYKGTSLYGKELCIDKKIRPPSEQPVQQQQILLPIYNNSIGDVMTNLPYGLPLGYPIPYASQDQMGYRGPVNMHPSNHRRNSSRNHPYHRR comes from the exons ATGGACATGAGCAGAGATATGCGAACTTTGTGGTGCGGCAATTTGAGTAACAGAGTAACAGAGGATATTTTGTACGAGTTATTTTTACAG gCTGGACCATTGGAAGAAGTGAAAATTCCACGAGATCGTGATTCTCGGCCAAGAGCATACGGTTTTGTCACTTACAAGCATGACGAATCGGTTGATTACGCTCTTGAGCTGTACAAAGGTACTTCGCTGTATGGCAAAGAATTgtgtattgataaaaaaattcgaccCCCGTCAGAACAACCTGTTCAACAGCAACAAATTCTTTTGccaatttataataattcaatcGGCGATGTCATGACCAATCTACCGTACGGACTTCCCCTAGGATATCCCATACCCTACGCTTCTCAAGACCAAATGGGTTATCGCGGACCTGTTAATATGCATCCCTCCAATCATCGACGAAATTCTTCAAGGAATCATCCCTACCATCGCCGATGA